A genome region from Streptomyces antimycoticus includes the following:
- a CDS encoding ferredoxin — MQVTLHQDKCVASGQCVLAAQDVFDQRDLDGVAVLLDDRPPAELHDDVRQAATVCPALAIALADA, encoded by the coding sequence ATGCAGGTGACCTTGCATCAGGACAAATGCGTCGCCTCGGGGCAGTGCGTACTCGCCGCCCAGGACGTGTTCGACCAGCGGGACCTGGACGGTGTCGCCGTCCTCCTCGACGATCGCCCGCCGGCGGAACTGCACGACGACGTGCGTCAGGCCGCCACCGTCTGCCCCGCCCTGGCCATCGCCCTGGCCGACGCGTGA
- a CDS encoding NAD(P)/FAD-dependent oxidoreductase, whose protein sequence is MNTPGNVVVVGASVAGLTAAVTLRTLGYDGRLTLIGDEPHTPYNRPPLSKQILAGTWEPDRIKLRTDEELSDLDARLLFGRSATGLDTAARRVVLEDGDSVSYDALVIATGVTPNSLPGAHHLAGVHLLRTLDDALALRADLRHKPGVKVAVVGAGFLGSEAAAAARRMQLDVTMIDPRPVPMRRQFGDRIAGLVGRLHTKNGVSMRCGTGVRRFFESGGRVTGLELTDGTLLDADVVVVAIGAAPAVGWLAGSGLELGNGVECDPTCRAAPGVYAAGDVASWHNDHFGCRMRLEHRLNATEQAQAVARNVLGEGQPFAPVPYFWTDQYDAHIQAYGIFPADAELAVLHGELEGGHFVVAYGHRGRVVGVLGWNSPCELRKLRQLVVDRAPWTSILPTPPTVWPGRHLSASLR, encoded by the coding sequence GTGAACACACCGGGGAACGTCGTGGTCGTGGGCGCCTCGGTCGCGGGGCTCACCGCGGCCGTCACGCTGCGCACCCTGGGATACGACGGAAGGCTCACCCTCATCGGCGACGAGCCCCACACGCCCTACAACCGGCCACCGTTGTCCAAGCAGATCCTGGCGGGCACCTGGGAGCCGGACCGGATCAAGCTGCGCACCGACGAGGAGCTGTCCGACCTCGACGCACGGCTGCTGTTCGGCAGGTCCGCCACCGGTCTGGACACCGCCGCCCGCCGGGTGGTGCTGGAGGACGGCGACAGCGTCTCCTACGACGCCCTGGTCATCGCCACCGGCGTCACCCCCAACAGTCTCCCCGGCGCCCACCATCTGGCCGGGGTGCATCTGCTGCGCACCCTCGACGACGCCCTCGCGCTGCGCGCCGATCTGCGCCACAAGCCCGGTGTGAAGGTGGCGGTGGTCGGCGCGGGTTTCCTCGGCTCGGAGGCCGCGGCGGCGGCCCGCAGGATGCAGCTGGACGTCACCATGATCGACCCCCGGCCGGTGCCGATGCGGCGGCAGTTCGGCGACCGGATCGCCGGTCTCGTCGGGCGGCTGCACACGAAGAACGGCGTGTCCATGCGCTGCGGCACCGGGGTGCGGCGGTTCTTCGAGTCCGGCGGCCGGGTGACCGGTCTGGAGCTGACCGACGGCACGCTGCTCGACGCCGATGTCGTGGTGGTCGCCATCGGTGCCGCCCCGGCGGTCGGCTGGCTGGCGGGATCCGGACTGGAGCTGGGCAACGGTGTCGAATGCGATCCCACCTGCCGTGCCGCGCCCGGTGTCTACGCGGCCGGTGATGTCGCCTCGTGGCACAACGACCACTTCGGCTGCCGGATGCGGCTGGAACACCGGCTGAACGCGACGGAGCAGGCCCAGGCCGTCGCCCGCAATGTGCTCGGCGAGGGCCAACCGTTCGCCCCCGTGCCGTACTTCTGGACCGACCAGTACGACGCCCATATCCAGGCGTACGGCATATTCCCCGCCGACGCCGAACTCGCCGTGCTCCACGGCGAGCTCGAAGGCGGCCACTTCGTCGTGGCCTACGGACACCGGGGCCGGGTGGTCGGGGTGCTCGGCTGGAACAGCCCGTGCGAGCTGCGCAAACTGCGTCAACTCGTGGTCGACCGGGCACCATGGACATCGATCCTGCCCACCCCGCCCACGGTGTGGCCCGGCCGACACCTCTCGGCCAGTCTCCGGTGA
- the mptB gene encoding polyprenol phosphomannose-dependent alpha 1,6 mannosyltransferase MptB, with protein sequence MALAAGGAAAGALPVGDALTPDSAREALGLISTYFGLVLLIAAWWLLGREVRGPRPPGPRSLLLTLATWAAPLLPGPPLFSRDVYSYLAQGAMVHARIDVYTHGPIRLGGPLAEQVAPVWQHTPTPYGPVSLAFESAVAHASRAEPSLGVIGLRLIALLGVAAMVLALPVLARRCGTDPSAALWLGALNPLLLLHLVGGAHNDAVMLGLLGAGLVAATGRWPACGAVLVTLAALVKAPAALGLLAVATLWVRRVEGRRRRVGAVAATGALALATTGVATAVTGTGYGWISALTTPASPDNWALTSTLGRATGALLEAVGSGLAPLAAPAWHGLGLLATAVAIGIAWLRPPRPRPVYALGLSLIAVAVLGPAIRPWYVLWGLFVIAAAGPGGTVRKAVVAGSGVLTLAVLPNGFAPDSRQLTFAVCGGVLAVCALWCARHAPGFATGTPLSTVHGGHRSERSA encoded by the coding sequence GTGGCCCTGGCGGCGGGCGGGGCGGCGGCCGGGGCGCTGCCGGTGGGGGACGCCCTCACCCCTGACTCCGCGAGAGAGGCGCTCGGGCTGATCAGCACCTATTTCGGGCTGGTGCTGCTGATCGCGGCATGGTGGCTGCTGGGGCGCGAGGTGCGCGGACCGCGGCCGCCCGGCCCCCGCTCCCTGCTGCTCACGCTCGCCACCTGGGCGGCTCCCCTGCTGCCCGGGCCGCCGCTGTTCAGCCGGGATGTGTACAGCTATCTCGCCCAGGGCGCCATGGTGCACGCCCGGATCGACGTCTACACCCACGGCCCCATACGGCTCGGCGGGCCGCTGGCGGAACAGGTGGCGCCGGTGTGGCAGCACACCCCGACGCCGTACGGCCCGGTCTCGCTGGCCTTCGAATCCGCCGTCGCCCACGCCTCGCGCGCCGAGCCGTCCCTCGGGGTGATCGGGCTGCGGCTGATCGCGCTGCTCGGGGTGGCGGCGATGGTTCTGGCGCTGCCCGTTCTGGCCCGCCGCTGCGGCACCGACCCGAGCGCCGCCCTGTGGCTGGGGGCGCTCAACCCTCTCCTGCTGCTGCATCTGGTGGGCGGGGCGCACAATGATGCCGTGATGCTCGGGCTGCTCGGGGCCGGGCTGGTGGCCGCGACGGGCCGATGGCCGGCCTGCGGCGCGGTGCTGGTCACGCTCGCCGCCCTGGTCAAGGCTCCGGCCGCGCTGGGGCTGCTGGCGGTGGCCACGCTATGGGTGCGCCGGGTGGAGGGCCGCAGGCGCCGCGTCGGCGCCGTGGCGGCCACCGGGGCGCTGGCCCTGGCCACCACCGGAGTGGCGACGGCCGTCACCGGCACCGGCTACGGCTGGATCTCGGCGCTCACCACCCCGGCCTCACCGGACAACTGGGCGCTCACCAGCACGCTTGGCCGCGCCACCGGCGCCCTGCTGGAGGCCGTCGGCAGCGGTCTGGCTCCGCTGGCCGCGCCCGCGTGGCACGGTCTGGGGCTGCTGGCCACCGCCGTGGCCATAGGGATCGCCTGGCTGCGTCCACCCCGCCCGCGGCCCGTGTACGCGCTGGGGCTGAGCCTGATAGCGGTGGCCGTGCTGGGCCCGGCGATCCGGCCCTGGTACGTGCTGTGGGGGCTGTTCGTGATCGCGGCGGCCGGGCCGGGCGGAACGGTGCGCAAGGCGGTGGTGGCCGGGAGCGGGGTGCTCACGCTGGCTGTGCTGCCCAACGGGTTCGCGCCGGATTCGCGGCAGCTGACGTTCGCCGTGTGCGGGGGCGTGCTCGCGGTGTGCGCGCTGTGGTGCGCACGGCACGCACCGGGGTTCGCCACCGGCACCCCGCTCTCCACCGTCCACGGCGGCCACCGATCGGAGCGTTCGGCATGA
- a CDS encoding glycosyltransferase 87 family protein: MTGPTTSRGRLVLALALTVAVGLFLAFVPLHRDWFDLNVYYGAVGHWLRDGRIYDFTIPGADGADYGFTYPPFAALCMLPMALFDWPAAITLSMVLNVAASATLLTWLIGPIVRRHGWNKWFAFVVAACLFALLEPVRDTFSFGQVNLLLLVLVFFDAWLLSTGRGRFAGCGIGLAAAIKLTPAIFIGYLLITRRWRAAATATATAAAATLLALAVAPGASRVYWTEALWDTDRIGVLSYVSNQSWEGVLARLVDPVPPSGVVWGLGVLAVLAVWARRVRWAAAVGDERAGFALTGVAACLISPITWVHHLVWLIPALAVLVDSGLRPDAPPARRRLLLRVCAVVYVLLCSSVVWLWRFDSTGVDGFLGSNAYVWICLGLLIALPLRGARSADMLSQEPYPARIP, translated from the coding sequence ATGACGGGGCCCACCACATCTCGCGGACGGCTGGTACTGGCACTCGCCCTCACGGTGGCGGTGGGGCTCTTCCTGGCCTTCGTCCCGCTGCACCGGGACTGGTTCGACCTGAACGTCTACTACGGCGCCGTGGGCCACTGGCTGCGGGACGGCCGGATCTACGACTTCACCATCCCCGGCGCGGACGGGGCCGACTACGGCTTCACCTATCCGCCCTTCGCCGCGCTGTGCATGCTGCCGATGGCCCTGTTCGACTGGCCGGCCGCGATCACCCTGAGCATGGTGCTCAACGTGGCGGCCTCGGCCACCCTGCTGACCTGGCTGATCGGCCCGATCGTCCGTCGGCACGGCTGGAACAAGTGGTTCGCCTTCGTGGTGGCGGCCTGTCTGTTCGCCCTGCTGGAGCCGGTGCGGGACACCTTCAGCTTCGGGCAGGTCAATCTGCTGCTGCTGGTGCTGGTGTTCTTCGACGCCTGGCTGCTGTCCACCGGGCGTGGCCGGTTCGCCGGCTGCGGTATCGGGCTCGCCGCCGCCATCAAGCTCACCCCGGCGATCTTCATCGGCTATCTGCTGATCACCCGGCGGTGGCGCGCCGCGGCGACGGCCACGGCCACCGCCGCGGCCGCCACCCTGCTCGCCCTGGCGGTGGCGCCGGGGGCCTCACGGGTCTACTGGACCGAGGCGCTGTGGGACACCGACCGGATCGGTGTGCTCAGTTACGTCTCCAACCAGTCGTGGGAAGGGGTGCTGGCCCGGCTGGTCGACCCGGTTCCGCCGAGCGGGGTGGTGTGGGGGCTCGGGGTGCTCGCCGTGCTGGCCGTCTGGGCGCGCCGGGTGCGCTGGGCGGCGGCCGTCGGGGACGAGCGGGCCGGATTCGCGCTGACCGGGGTCGCCGCCTGTCTGATCAGCCCGATCACCTGGGTGCACCATCTGGTGTGGCTGATTCCGGCCCTGGCGGTGCTCGTCGACAGCGGGCTGCGCCCGGACGCGCCACCGGCCCGGCGCAGGCTGCTGCTCCGGGTCTGTGCGGTGGTGTACGTGCTCCTCTGCAGCAGCGTGGTGTGGCTGTGGCGGTTCGACTCCACCGGGGTGGACGGCTTCCTCGGCAGCAACGCCTATGTGTGGATCTGCCTCGGCCTGCTGATCGCGCTCCCGCTGCGCGGCGCGCGTTCCGCGGACATGCTGAGTCAAGAGCCCTATCCGGCACGTATCCCATGA
- a CDS encoding lysylphosphatidylglycerol synthase transmembrane domain-containing protein yields MPDVMPCPAGQPLEQPLDQPVKRAGRWALLRRLPLRQILCLLPLLVVGYWVVQHRSLIGSGARQMFTANPYWLLTAVATTGLGWVAVSFARQGTVLERLPAGRLFATQFAAGAANHLLPSGIGASAVNIRFMTGCGLPPARSSAALALYFLAEATTRVGLLVVLLLVFPQALRLGPLLPESVSGMVVAGAVVAAGALVAGVALIRPVRRIVVRFFRTAMADARSLHLRPSRALALWGGSLAFPLLQAAGLVAVALALELEVRPAHVMLAYLAATAVAAVVPSPGGIGSVDAALVIALVAAGAPVEAATSTVLAYRFITVWLPLIPGALVLGGLVRSKIV; encoded by the coding sequence ATGCCTGACGTGATGCCATGCCCCGCGGGGCAGCCGCTGGAGCAGCCCCTGGACCAGCCCGTGAAGCGGGCGGGTCGCTGGGCCCTGCTCCGGCGGCTTCCGCTGCGCCAGATCCTGTGCCTGCTGCCGCTGCTCGTCGTCGGCTACTGGGTGGTCCAGCACCGGTCGCTGATCGGCTCCGGCGCCCGTCAGATGTTCACCGCCAATCCGTACTGGCTGCTGACGGCGGTGGCCACGACCGGGCTCGGCTGGGTGGCCGTGTCGTTCGCCCGGCAGGGCACGGTGCTGGAGCGGCTGCCGGCCGGGCGGCTGTTCGCCACTCAGTTCGCCGCGGGGGCGGCCAATCATCTGCTGCCGTCGGGGATCGGCGCGAGCGCGGTGAACATCCGGTTCATGACCGGCTGCGGGCTGCCGCCCGCCCGTTCCTCGGCAGCACTCGCCCTGTACTTCCTGGCGGAGGCCACGACCCGGGTGGGGCTGCTGGTGGTGCTGCTCCTGGTGTTTCCCCAGGCGCTGCGGCTGGGCCCGCTGCTCCCGGAGTCGGTGAGCGGGATGGTGGTGGCCGGCGCGGTGGTGGCGGCCGGGGCACTGGTGGCCGGGGTGGCGCTGATCCGTCCGGTGCGCCGGATCGTGGTGAGGTTTTTCCGCACTGCGATGGCCGACGCCCGGTCGCTGCACCTGCGGCCGTCCAGGGCGCTGGCGCTGTGGGGTGGTTCGCTGGCGTTTCCCCTGCTGCAGGCGGCGGGGCTGGTGGCGGTCGCCCTGGCACTGGAGCTCGAGGTTCGGCCGGCGCATGTGATGCTCGCGTATCTTGCCGCCACGGCGGTGGCCGCGGTCGTCCCCTCCCCCGGTGGTATCGGTTCGGTCGACGCGGCGCTGGTCATCGCGCTGGTCGCGGCGGGGGCGCCGGTCGAGGCGGCCACGTCCACGGTGCTGGCGTACCGCTTCATCACGGTGTGGCTGCCGCTGATCCCCGGGGCGCTGGTGCTGGGCGGGCTGGTGCGCTCGAAGATCGTCTGA
- a CDS encoding CapA family protein has translation MHGTAVTLFLCGDVMLARGVDQILPHPGDPELHEPFIRDSRAYVELAEEANGPIPRPVDFSWPWGDALAVLDEEAPDVRVLNLETSVTRSEEFASGKDVHYRMSPDNLPCLTAVRPDVCVLANNHVLDGGRRGLEETLDTLAAAGLRVAGAGRDTAAARRPAVVPAGDHRRVLVFSFGAASSGIPGRWAAAEDRPGVDFLPDLSDARAAAITDRVRQLSHPGDIAVASVHWGGNWGYGVSPDQIHFAHALIDGGVDLVHGHSSHHPRPLEVYRGKLILYGCGDVVDDYEGIGGYERYRDDLRLLYFPEVDPDTGRLMNLRMVPLRSRRMRLERTGHEDAVWLGATLDQAGAGFGSHIDVRPDDVLTLRHP, from the coding sequence ATGCACGGCACAGCGGTGACGCTGTTCCTCTGCGGCGATGTGATGCTCGCCCGCGGTGTCGACCAGATCCTGCCGCACCCCGGCGACCCGGAGCTCCACGAGCCCTTCATCCGCGACTCCCGGGCCTATGTCGAGCTGGCCGAGGAGGCGAACGGCCCGATCCCGCGCCCGGTCGACTTCTCGTGGCCCTGGGGCGACGCCCTGGCGGTACTGGACGAGGAGGCGCCCGATGTCCGGGTGCTCAACCTGGAGACGAGCGTCACGCGCAGCGAGGAGTTCGCCTCGGGGAAGGATGTCCACTACCGGATGAGCCCGGACAACCTCCCCTGCCTGACCGCCGTCCGGCCCGACGTCTGCGTCCTGGCCAACAACCATGTGCTCGACGGCGGCCGGCGCGGGCTGGAGGAGACACTCGACACCCTCGCCGCCGCCGGACTCCGGGTGGCCGGAGCGGGCCGTGACACGGCAGCCGCGCGGCGCCCCGCCGTCGTCCCGGCCGGTGACCACCGCCGGGTGCTGGTGTTCTCGTTCGGCGCGGCCTCCAGTGGCATTCCGGGCCGGTGGGCCGCGGCCGAGGACCGGCCCGGGGTCGACTTCCTGCCCGATCTGTCCGACGCCCGCGCCGCCGCGATCACCGACCGCGTACGGCAGCTCAGTCACCCCGGCGACATCGCCGTGGCCTCGGTCCACTGGGGCGGCAACTGGGGATACGGCGTCTCACCGGACCAGATCCACTTCGCCCACGCCCTGATCGACGGCGGTGTGGACCTCGTCCACGGCCACTCCTCCCACCACCCCCGCCCGCTCGAGGTGTACCGCGGCAAGCTGATCCTCTACGGCTGCGGCGACGTGGTCGACGACTACGAGGGCATCGGCGGCTACGAGCGGTACCGCGACGATCTGCGACTGCTCTACTTCCCCGAGGTGGACCCGGACACCGGCCGCCTGATGAACCTGCGCATGGTGCCCCTGCGCTCACGGCGGATGCGGCTGGAGCGCACCGGCCACGAGGACGCCGTATGGCTGGGCGCGACCCTCGACCAGGCCGGGGCCGGCTTCGGCTCGCATATCGACGTCCGGCCCGACGACGTGCTCACCCTGCGCCATCCCTGA
- a CDS encoding TraR/DksA family transcriptional regulator gives MNRAETDESPLRPRDLEEAAARLSERAGRLRSQLARTEEAASALRADCDLDAGDSGAKAMTLRELRSRAEADEALLERTAAALDRLRAGSFGICTRCGRPQGRERSLALPHTELCVVCAEEREAGPGG, from the coding sequence ATGAACAGAGCGGAAACGGATGAGAGCCCGCTGCGGCCCCGGGACCTGGAGGAGGCCGCGGCCCGGCTGTCGGAGCGGGCGGGCCGGCTGCGGTCGCAGCTCGCCCGGACGGAGGAGGCGGCGTCCGCGTTGCGCGCGGACTGCGATCTCGACGCGGGGGACTCGGGTGCGAAGGCCATGACGCTCCGCGAGTTGCGCTCGCGTGCGGAGGCGGATGAGGCCCTGCTGGAGCGGACCGCCGCGGCGCTCGACCGGCTGCGCGCCGGATCCTTCGGGATCTGCACGCGATGCGGCCGGCCTCAGGGCCGGGAGCGGTCGCTGGCCCTGCCCCACACGGAGCTGTGTGTCGTATGCGCCGAGGAGCGAGAGGCGGGACCGGGCGGATGA
- a CDS encoding SigB/SigF/SigG family RNA polymerase sigma factor encodes MTAVQAHPRAHPKHAHDDAPDTSGAFRRIAELPDGSQKEALREEVVRAWMPMADRIASQYRNRGETPEDLRQVAMVGLVKAVKRYEPDRGSAFESYAVPTVVGEVKRHFRDHMWGLHVPRRVQELRNRVRTAVQELTRSPDDRSPSVKDIARHTGMAEEDVLVGMEALESFRTLSLDAALRGADDGYALMDTLGSTESSYERVVQRESLKPCLRRLPEREREILYLRFFCDETQSRIADRLGISQMHVSRLISRTCARLGEEVGARAA; translated from the coding sequence ATGACGGCCGTACAAGCACATCCCCGAGCACACCCCAAGCACGCGCACGACGACGCCCCCGACACCTCCGGCGCGTTCCGCCGGATCGCCGAACTGCCGGACGGCTCGCAGAAGGAGGCGCTGCGGGAGGAAGTCGTCCGGGCCTGGATGCCGATGGCCGACCGCATCGCCTCGCAGTACCGCAACCGCGGTGAAACGCCCGAGGATCTGCGGCAGGTGGCCATGGTCGGTCTGGTCAAGGCGGTCAAGCGCTATGAGCCGGACCGGGGTTCGGCCTTCGAGAGCTACGCCGTCCCGACCGTCGTCGGAGAGGTCAAGCGACACTTCCGCGACCATATGTGGGGCCTGCACGTGCCGCGCCGGGTCCAGGAGCTGCGCAACCGGGTCCGCACCGCCGTCCAGGAGCTGACCCGCTCACCGGACGACCGTTCGCCCAGCGTCAAGGACATCGCACGGCACACCGGCATGGCCGAGGAGGACGTCCTCGTCGGCATGGAGGCGCTCGAGAGCTTCCGTACGCTGTCGCTGGACGCCGCACTGCGCGGCGCGGACGACGGCTACGCGCTGATGGACACCCTCGGCTCCACCGAGTCCTCCTACGAGCGGGTCGTCCAGCGCGAATCCCTCAAGCCCTGCCTGCGCAGGCTCCCCGAGCGCGAGCGGGAGATCCTCTACCTGCGGTTCTTCTGCGACGAGACCCAGAGCCGGATCGCCGACCGGCTCGGCATCTCCCAGATGCATGTCTCCCGGCTCATCAGCCGCACCTGCGCCCGCCTGGGCGAGGAGGTCGGCGCGCGTGCCGCGTAG
- a CDS encoding phosphocholine-specific phospholipase C, with protein MTSFDRRRFMQLAGAGAATSLLSASIARAAEIPANRRTGSLRDIEHIVVLMQENRSFDHYFGSLRGVRGFGDPRPVRLPNGKPVWHQSDGSKEVLPFRPEVNDLGLQFLQDLPHGWGDGHVAFNDGAYDKWIPSKSATTMAYLTREDIPFHYALADAFTICDAYHCSFIGSTDPNRYYLWSGYTGNDGKGGGPVLDNAEAGYSWTTYPERLEKAGISWKIYQDIGDGLDADGGWGWIDDAYRGNYGDNSLLFFNQYRNAKPGDPLYDKARTGTDAKNGDGFFDILRADVKAGKLPQVSWIAAPEAFTEHPNWPANYGAWYIAQVLDALTSNPEVWSKTALLITYDENDGFFDHVMPPYAPGDKRGGSTVDTTGELFPGSASQPAGPYGLGQRVPMLVVSPWSKGGWVCSQTLDHTSVIRLMERRFGVEEPNISPWRRAVSGDLTAAFDFSRTDVKVPAMPDTSGYRPKDNERHPDYVPAPPEHPSLPRQEPGLRPARPLPYELSADATTAADGGLRVDFVNHGRGAGAHFHVTSASHAGGPWGYTVEAGKRLSGSWQRSSADQGAYDFQVHGPAGFLRHFTGHATGTGPEVSARHDRTTGEVRLTLVNQGDATVRLTVTDGYEKEKPGHYRLRPGARVVHTVRTGRSHQWYDLSVVSDHDSGYLRRLAGHVETGRAGMSDPALSAD; from the coding sequence ATGACCTCCTTCGATCGTCGACGATTCATGCAACTGGCCGGGGCCGGTGCGGCTACCTCCCTGCTCTCCGCCAGCATCGCGCGCGCCGCGGAGATACCCGCCAACCGCCGGACCGGAAGCCTGCGGGACATCGAGCACATCGTGGTGCTGATGCAGGAAAACCGTTCCTTCGACCACTACTTCGGCTCCTTGCGCGGGGTGCGGGGATTCGGCGATCCGCGGCCGGTGCGGCTACCCAACGGCAAGCCGGTATGGCACCAGTCGGACGGCTCCAAGGAGGTCCTGCCGTTCCGGCCCGAGGTGAACGACCTCGGACTGCAGTTCCTGCAGGACCTGCCGCACGGCTGGGGCGACGGCCATGTCGCGTTCAACGACGGCGCGTACGACAAGTGGATCCCCTCGAAGTCGGCCACCACCATGGCGTATCTGACGCGTGAGGACATCCCCTTCCACTACGCGCTGGCCGACGCCTTCACCATCTGCGACGCCTACCACTGCTCGTTCATCGGCTCCACGGACCCCAACCGCTACTACCTGTGGTCCGGGTACACGGGCAACGACGGCAAGGGCGGCGGCCCGGTGCTGGACAACGCGGAGGCCGGCTACAGCTGGACCACCTACCCCGAGCGCCTGGAAAAGGCCGGGATCTCCTGGAAGATCTACCAGGACATCGGCGACGGACTGGACGCGGACGGCGGCTGGGGCTGGATCGACGACGCCTACCGCGGCAACTACGGCGACAACTCCCTGCTCTTCTTCAACCAGTACCGCAACGCCAAGCCCGGCGACCCGCTGTACGACAAGGCCCGCACCGGCACCGACGCCAAGAACGGCGACGGTTTCTTCGACATCCTGCGAGCCGATGTGAAGGCCGGGAAACTGCCCCAGGTCTCCTGGATCGCGGCGCCCGAAGCCTTCACCGAGCACCCCAACTGGCCCGCCAACTACGGCGCCTGGTACATCGCGCAGGTGCTGGACGCGCTCACCTCCAACCCCGAGGTGTGGAGCAAGACCGCGCTGCTCATCACCTACGACGAGAACGACGGCTTCTTCGACCACGTGATGCCGCCGTACGCGCCCGGCGACAAGCGGGGCGGTTCGACCGTGGACACCACCGGGGAGCTGTTCCCCGGCTCCGCCTCGCAGCCCGCGGGCCCGTACGGGCTGGGGCAGCGGGTGCCGATGCTCGTGGTGTCGCCGTGGAGCAAGGGCGGCTGGGTGTGCTCGCAGACGCTGGACCACACCTCGGTCATCCGGCTCATGGAGCGGCGCTTCGGCGTCGAGGAGCCGAACATCTCGCCGTGGCGGCGGGCGGTGTCCGGCGACCTGACCGCGGCCTTCGACTTCTCGCGGACCGACGTGAAGGTCCCGGCCATGCCGGACACCAGCGGCTACCGGCCCAAGGACAACGAGCGGCACCCCGACTACGTACCGGCGCCGCCGGAGCACCCCTCGCTGCCCCGTCAGGAGCCCGGGCTGCGCCCTGCCAGGCCGCTGCCGTACGAGCTGTCGGCCGATGCCACGACCGCCGCCGACGGCGGCCTGCGGGTCGACTTCGTCAACCACGGCCGGGGCGCCGGGGCGCACTTCCATGTGACCTCCGCGAGCCATGCGGGCGGGCCGTGGGGCTACACCGTCGAGGCGGGCAAGCGGCTGTCCGGCAGCTGGCAGCGCTCCTCGGCGGACCAGGGCGCCTATGACTTCCAGGTACACGGTCCGGCCGGTTTCCTGCGCCACTTCACCGGCCACGCCACCGGCACCGGCCCCGAGGTGAGCGCCCGTCACGACCGGACGACCGGGGAGGTCAGGCTGACCCTCGTCAACCAGGGCGACGCGACGGTGCGGCTCACCGTCACGGACGGCTACGAGAAGGAGAAGCCGGGGCACTACCGGCTCCGGCCGGGGGCGCGGGTGGTGCACACCGTGCGCACCGGACGCAGCCACCAGTGGTACGACCTGTCGGTGGTCTCCGACCACGACAGCGGGTATCTGCGCCGGCTGGCCGGGCATGTGGAGACCGGCCGTGCGGGGATGAGCGACCCCGCGCTCTCGGCGGACTGA
- a CDS encoding helix-turn-helix transcriptional regulator, whose amino-acid sequence MDRNGHRDVTEVPFRPSVGAPPGAAVLDFPGLAARARSHGLDVHAPMRLTFHQLITVRSGVLRCSVDFTEHELTEGGWMWARPGQIHQFRSPLGAAEGAAVLFPPGYLGTATAAVARLDRPASRSPLVVPEGADAEAVRGVLDLLESEYRTVSGPLEAHVEVVRHLVAVLVLRLAHLPGAQSGDTAASEAFRRFQQAVERDYTRSHRVEDYAARLGYSVRTLTRATRATAGCGAKRFIDDRVLLEAKRLLVHTDLSATAIGERLGFPDATVFTKFFRRRAGETPAGFRIRASGTRH is encoded by the coding sequence ATGGACAGAAACGGACACCGTGATGTCACCGAGGTTCCGTTCCGCCCCTCCGTGGGAGCCCCGCCGGGAGCGGCCGTCCTGGATTTCCCCGGGCTCGCCGCCCGCGCCCGGAGCCATGGCCTCGATGTGCACGCCCCGATGCGGCTCACCTTCCACCAGCTGATCACCGTGCGCTCCGGGGTGCTGCGCTGCTCGGTGGACTTCACCGAGCACGAGCTGACCGAGGGCGGCTGGATGTGGGCGCGCCCCGGGCAGATCCACCAGTTCCGCTCCCCGCTCGGCGCCGCGGAGGGCGCCGCCGTCCTCTTCCCGCCCGGCTATCTCGGCACCGCCACCGCCGCGGTCGCCCGGCTGGACCGGCCCGCGTCGCGGTCTCCGCTGGTGGTTCCCGAAGGCGCCGACGCCGAGGCCGTCCGCGGCGTCCTGGACCTGCTGGAGAGCGAGTACCGGACGGTGTCCGGGCCGCTGGAGGCGCATGTCGAGGTGGTGCGCCATCTCGTCGCGGTCCTCGTACTGCGGCTCGCCCATCTGCCCGGCGCCCAGAGCGGGGACACGGCGGCCAGCGAGGCGTTCCGCCGCTTCCAGCAGGCCGTGGAGCGCGACTACACCCGCAGCCACCGGGTCGAGGACTACGCGGCCCGGCTGGGCTACAGCGTCCGCACCCTGACCCGGGCCACCCGCGCCACCGCCGGATGCGGCGCCAAGCGGTTCATCGACGACCGGGTGCTGCTCGAGGCGAAGCGGCTGCTGGTGCACACGGATCTGTCCGCCACGGCCATCGGCGAGCGGCTCGGCTTCCCGGACGCCACCGTCTTCACCAAGTTCTTCCGCCGCCGGGCGGGCGAGACCCCGGCCGGCTTCCGCATCCGTGCCTCGGGCACCCGGCACTGA
- a CDS encoding non-oxidative hydroxyarylic acid decarboxylases subunit D, translated as MPLCPRCAHETIEHITGSPVPGVWEVLQCGRCLYMWRTTEPARRTRRDAYPEEFMLTPEDIGTAPEVPAVPPLRLPGAGAATR; from the coding sequence ATGCCTCTGTGCCCGCGCTGTGCCCACGAGACGATCGAGCACATCACCGGCTCCCCCGTCCCCGGTGTCTGGGAGGTGCTCCAGTGCGGGCGGTGCCTGTACATGTGGCGCACCACCGAGCCCGCGCGGCGCACCCGGCGCGACGCCTACCCCGAGGAGTTCATGCTGACGCCCGAGGACATCGGCACCGCGCCGGAGGTCCCGGCCGTTCCGCCGCTGCGTCTGCCCGGCGCCGGGGCGGCTACCAGGTGA